In Elephas maximus indicus isolate mEleMax1 chromosome 4, mEleMax1 primary haplotype, whole genome shotgun sequence, a genomic segment contains:
- the KRAS gene encoding GTPase KRas isoform X2: MTEYKLVVVGAGGVGKSALTIQLIQNHFVDEYDPTIEDSYRKQVVIDGETCLLDILDTAGQEEYSAMRDQYMRTGEGFLCVFAINNTKSFEDIHHYREQIKRVKDSEDVPMVLVGNKCDLPSRTVDTKQAQDLARSYGIPFIETSAKTRQRVEDAFYTLVREIRQYRLKKISKEEETPGCVRIKKCIVM, from the exons ATGACTGAATATAAACTTGTGGTAGTTGGAGCTGGTGGCGTAGGCAAGAGTGCCTTGACGATACAGCTAATTCAGAATCACTTTGTGGATGAATACGACCCTACAATAGAG GATTCCTACAGGAAACAAGTAGTAATTGATGGAGAAACCTGTCTCTTGGATATTCTCGACACAGCAGGTCAAGAGGAATACAGTGCAATGAGGGACCAGTACATGAGGACTGGGGAGggctttctttgtgtatttgcCATAAATAATACTAAATCATTTGAAGATATTCACCATTATAG agaacaaataaaaagagttaAAGACTCTGAAGATGTACCTATGGTCCTAGTAGGAAATAAGTGTGATTTGCCTTCTAGAACAGTAGACACAAAACAGGCTCAGGACTTAGCAAGGAGTTATGGAATTCCTTTTATTGAAACATCAGCAAAGACAAGACAG AGAGTGGAGGATGCTTTTTATACATTGGTGAGAGAGATCCGACAATACAGattgaaaaaaatcagcaaagaagAAGAGACTCCTGGCTGTGTGAGAATTAAAAAATGCATTGTAATGTAA